A portion of the Parasedimentitalea marina genome contains these proteins:
- a CDS encoding DUF1523 family protein: MVYAKWVFIITFWVLFASVLHYTLPQHDVVRIVGTDVRRVDFGENSLFWAQQDTAQEGATRINRDVRFVETFYENGRPMVFRNEDTGWGWPPYFKLDSSNLQAELTDLASSKADPQWVVLRHYGWRNEFYSIYPNTVAVKPVDGPDYSATNWFNIVFLTMLAALFWAIYVRWRRFRSARIDPMIEDMEDSLYAAGDALSEKRSGVRRWLDSWKKK, encoded by the coding sequence ATGGTCTATGCTAAATGGGTGTTCATAATCACCTTCTGGGTGCTGTTTGCTTCAGTATTACACTACACGCTGCCGCAGCACGATGTTGTACGGATTGTCGGCACGGATGTACGCCGGGTTGATTTCGGTGAGAATTCATTGTTCTGGGCACAGCAAGACACCGCGCAGGAAGGTGCGACACGGATCAATCGCGACGTGCGCTTTGTTGAAACATTCTATGAAAATGGCCGCCCAATGGTGTTTCGCAACGAAGACACTGGCTGGGGCTGGCCACCGTATTTCAAACTCGACAGTTCCAATCTACAAGCCGAACTGACTGATCTGGCTTCCAGCAAGGCAGACCCGCAGTGGGTCGTGTTGCGCCACTATGGTTGGCGCAATGAGTTCTACTCAATTTACCCGAATACGGTGGCAGTCAAACCGGTTGACGGGCCTGATTACTCGGCCACCAATTGGTTCAATATCGTGTTTCTGACCATGCTGGCGGCATTGTTCTGGGCGATCTACGTGCGCTGGCGCCGGTTCCGCAGCGCCCGGATCGATCCGATGATCGAGGACATGGAGGACAGCCTTTATGCGGCTGGCGATGCCCTGTCAGAAAAACGCAGTGGGGTTCGGCGTTGGCTGGACAGCTGGAAGAAAAAGTGA